A window of Leptotrichia wadei contains these coding sequences:
- the holA gene encoding DNA polymerase III subunit delta gives MIYFIGGKKQREFKYFELLEKIRKENVGISESFFDVDLKENEKFLEKININSIFSSQELVVLKRAEKLKNIEEILKYIANLEIVNKEIIIDYDKEDGKFGVKLKKLLDEFSKNKQMEVFLFQKETEEEIRAYVVNELDINARDVAMLLEMIGNNPFKVRNEVAKIKIFLDGEKFDIEKIKNIVSIEKDYQIYEMTRNILLNNPADVMRYLEQKKEYMGILYSLYNELEIMYKISSLKVKGRKFSKNYNTFKIEFEEIKEIFKSNNRIPNSYVIFKKIELEQNYTNASLKKLVFRCWEIEKDIKTGKIEMETGVEMLIMEICSLFRKK, from the coding sequence ATGATTTATTTTATTGGAGGAAAAAAGCAAAGAGAATTTAAATATTTTGAACTTTTGGAGAAAATTCGGAAAGAAAATGTTGGAATTAGTGAAAGTTTTTTTGATGTGGATTTGAAAGAAAATGAAAAATTTTTGGAAAAAATAAATATTAATTCCATATTTTCAAGTCAGGAACTGGTAGTATTGAAAAGAGCGGAAAAGCTTAAAAATATTGAGGAAATTTTGAAATACATAGCAAATCTTGAGATAGTAAATAAGGAAATTATTATTGATTATGACAAGGAAGATGGGAAATTTGGAGTAAAATTAAAAAAGCTGCTGGATGAATTTAGTAAAAATAAGCAAATGGAAGTTTTTTTATTTCAAAAGGAAACAGAAGAGGAAATACGGGCTTATGTTGTAAATGAACTGGATATAAACGCAAGGGATGTGGCAATGCTTCTTGAAATGATAGGAAACAATCCGTTTAAGGTCAGAAATGAAGTTGCAAAAATTAAGATTTTTCTGGATGGAGAAAAGTTTGATATTGAAAAAATTAAAAATATTGTATCTATTGAAAAAGATTATCAAATTTATGAAATGACCCGAAACATATTGTTAAACAACCCAGCGGATGTAATGAGATACTTGGAGCAAAAAAAAGAATATATGGGAATCTTGTATTCTCTTTATAATGAACTCGAAATAATGTACAAAATAAGCTCGTTAAAAGTGAAAGGGCGAAAATTTAGTAAAAATTACAACACTTTTAAAATTGAATTTGAAGAAATAAAGGAAATTTTTAAATCCAATAACAGAATCCCAAATTCCTATGTAATTTTCAAAAAAATAGAATTAGAACAAAACTACACAAATGCCAGTTTAAAAAAATTAGTTTTTAGATGCTGGGAAATCGAAAAAGACATAAAGACTGGTAAAATAGAGATGGAAACAGGAGTGGAAATGTTAATTATGGAAATTTGCTCATTATTTAGAAAAAAATAA
- a CDS encoding PTS transporter subunit EIIC — translation MKNNGIFAVLQKIGRAFMLPIAVLPMAGILLGVGGSFTNPVLIKTYNLTFLEPGTPLNYLMQLFSNVGLFVFANLPLLFAVGVAIGLANKNKETAALSAVLGFLLFHTIIGTILSFKGITPDSVTYDALIGKGLSEAAARGTAALYAKELGIFTLQTGVFGGIVCGIVASAITNKFSDKKLPDYLAFFSGNRFVPVMTIILFIPLAAIFPFIWPTIFMGIVKAGEMFAATGAIGTFFYGFTMRLLNVFGLHHAIYPLFWYTQLGGYQEVAGKMVAGGQNIFFAQLADPSVKHFSAAATKTMTGGFLPMMFGLPAAALAMYRTADDKNKAAIKGILLSAALTSFLTGITEPIEFTFLFVAPALYVIHALLEGLAYMLMYVLNVAVGITFSRGIIDFTFFGLLQGNAKTSYFWILILGPVYALVYYFVFKTLILKFNIPTPGRGDSENKLYTRKDYNEAKGNTELIDDIVVSLGGAENIENIDACITRLRVTVKDASIVADDARWKELQAKGVIRSGKGIQVVYGTQAETYKNQIREKYRI, via the coding sequence ATGAAAAATAATGGAATTTTTGCAGTATTACAGAAAATAGGTAGGGCTTTTATGCTCCCTATCGCAGTGTTACCAATGGCAGGGATACTTTTAGGAGTGGGAGGTTCTTTTACAAATCCCGTCCTTATAAAAACGTATAATTTAACTTTTCTTGAACCAGGAACTCCGTTAAATTATCTTATGCAGCTGTTTTCTAACGTAGGATTGTTTGTTTTTGCAAATTTACCTTTACTGTTTGCAGTTGGTGTAGCTATAGGACTTGCAAATAAAAATAAAGAAACAGCAGCGTTATCAGCAGTTTTGGGATTTTTGCTTTTTCACACTATAATAGGGACAATTTTGAGTTTTAAAGGGATAACTCCTGATTCAGTAACTTATGATGCTCTTATTGGAAAAGGTTTGAGTGAAGCTGCGGCAAGAGGGACAGCGGCATTATATGCGAAGGAACTTGGAATATTTACATTACAGACAGGTGTGTTTGGTGGTATTGTGTGTGGTATTGTGGCTTCGGCAATTACAAACAAATTTTCAGATAAAAAATTACCTGATTATTTGGCATTTTTCAGCGGAAATAGATTTGTGCCAGTTATGACAATTATTTTATTTATTCCTTTGGCGGCAATATTTCCGTTTATCTGGCCTACAATTTTTATGGGAATTGTAAAAGCTGGAGAAATGTTTGCGGCAACAGGAGCGATAGGAACATTCTTTTATGGATTTACAATGAGATTGTTAAATGTATTTGGATTACACCATGCTATATATCCTCTGTTCTGGTATACTCAGCTTGGAGGTTATCAGGAAGTGGCAGGTAAAATGGTGGCAGGAGGGCAAAATATATTCTTTGCACAGCTTGCAGATCCGTCAGTAAAACATTTTAGTGCAGCAGCGACAAAAACAATGACAGGCGGATTTTTACCTATGATGTTTGGATTACCTGCGGCAGCGCTTGCAATGTACAGAACTGCAGATGATAAAAATAAGGCGGCTATAAAAGGGATATTGCTATCAGCTGCGTTGACATCATTCCTTACAGGAATAACTGAACCGATAGAATTTACTTTCTTATTTGTAGCACCTGCACTATATGTAATTCACGCATTGCTTGAAGGACTAGCATATATGCTGATGTATGTGCTTAATGTAGCAGTAGGGATTACATTTTCAAGAGGAATTATAGATTTTACTTTCTTTGGACTTTTACAAGGAAATGCGAAGACTTCATACTTTTGGATATTAATATTAGGGCCTGTATACGCACTTGTGTACTATTTTGTATTCAAAACATTAATTCTGAAATTCAATATTCCTACACCAGGTAGAGGAGATTCTGAAAATAAACTTTACACAAGAAAAGACTATAACGAAGCTAAAGGAAATACGGAACTCATAGATGATATAGTGGTTTCATTAGGAGGAGCAGAAAATATTGAAAATATAGATGCCTGCATTACACGACTTAGAGTTACTGTAAAAGATGCTTCTATAGTTGCTGATGATGCGAGATGGAAAGAATTGCAGGCAAAAGGTGTAATTCGTTCTGGAAAAGGAATTCAAGTAGTGTATGGAACTCAGGCTGAAACATATAAAAATCAAATAAGAGAAAAATATAGAATATAA
- a CDS encoding N-acetylmannosamine-6-phosphate 2-epimerase, which produces MNKEQLLKKLKGKLIVSCQALPGEPLYIENGTIMHLMAIAAERAGAAGIRTNGIRDIEEIKKNLDLPVIGLIKKQYEGFPQHITVTMKEIDDLVEAKADIIALDCTMRERPEAKTINEFIKKIKGKYPDVLLMADISTFEEGVNAEKAGVDFVGTTLSGYTPYSKKSEGPDFELVGNLSKTLHIPVIAEGKIHEPKQAKKMLELGAFAVVVGGAITRPLEIAQRFVREME; this is translated from the coding sequence ATGAATAAAGAACAATTATTGAAAAAATTAAAAGGTAAGTTGATTGTTTCGTGCCAGGCATTGCCTGGAGAACCTCTTTATATAGAAAATGGGACTATAATGCATCTTATGGCTATTGCGGCAGAACGGGCTGGAGCAGCGGGAATAAGAACTAATGGAATAAGAGATATTGAAGAAATCAAAAAAAACTTAGATTTACCTGTTATAGGATTAATCAAAAAGCAATATGAAGGCTTTCCTCAGCATATAACCGTAACGATGAAGGAAATAGATGATTTAGTGGAAGCTAAAGCTGATATAATTGCACTGGACTGTACAATGAGAGAACGTCCTGAAGCAAAAACAATAAATGAATTTATAAAAAAAATTAAGGGAAAATATCCTGATGTATTATTAATGGCAGATATTTCAACATTTGAAGAAGGAGTGAATGCTGAGAAAGCTGGTGTAGATTTTGTAGGAACAACGCTTAGTGGCTATACTCCCTACAGTAAAAAATCAGAAGGGCCTGACTTTGAATTAGTAGGAAATCTTTCTAAAACACTTCATATTCCAGTAATAGCAGAAGGAAAGATACACGAACCGAAGCAGGCAAAAAAAATGCTGGAATTGGGTGCATTTGCAGTAGTTGTCGGAGGTGCTATAACAAGACCTCTTGAGATTGCTCAAAGATTTGTTAGGGAAATGGAGTAA
- a CDS encoding zinc-ribbon domain-containing protein, translating into MILIFGTKRKFKNLGTLENCHCSRCNNTSDWNFVEYRDWFTLFWIPVFPISARKEYLECPICHQAYEVPKN; encoded by the coding sequence ATGATTTTAATATTTGGAACAAAAAGAAAATTTAAAAATTTAGGAACACTAGAAAACTGTCATTGTTCAAGATGCAACAATACATCTGACTGGAATTTTGTGGAATATCGTGACTGGTTTACTTTGTTTTGGATACCAGTTTTTCCGATAAGTGCAAGGAAAGAATATTTGGAATGTCCGATTTGCCATCAGGCTTATGAGGTGCCAAAGAATTAA
- the aspS gene encoding aspartate--tRNA ligase: protein MYRNYKLNELRMENIGEEVTLSGWISKVRDLGHFVFIDLRDRYGITQILLNEEVSGSELFEEARKYKNEWVLKVTGVVAERSSKNKNIPTGDIEIEAKKIEVLSRAKQLPFEISETGNLSENMRLTYRYLDIRRPKMLNNIIKRNDMLFSIRKFMNKNGFLDVDTPILAKATPEGARDFIVPSRTNKGDFYALPQSPQLFKQILMVSGIDKYYQLAKCFRDEDLRADRQPEFTQLDVEMSFVEQEDVISMAEELTKTVFKDVTGIEITEKFPQMSYDDAMNFYGSDKPDLRFDMKLIDLSEETADCGFGVFENALKDGGNVKAIVAPNAEKFSRKYIKDLEDYVKTYFKAKGLAYIKMNENGEINSPIAKFFSEEKLTQIIEKLGIKNNEVALILADKYKVVHDGLGALRLKLGEELELIDKNAFKFLWVVDFPMFEWSEEENRYKAQHHPFTSIKEEDRKYLDTNELAKIKTDSYDIVLNGYEIGGGSIRIHDEDLQAKVFEKLGFSQEELEDKFGFFLEVLKYGVPPHGGLAYGIDRWLMAMLKEDSIKEVIPFPKTNKGQDLMTGAPAGIEEQVLEDDLRLKLLEVEKED, encoded by the coding sequence ATGTATAGAAACTATAAATTAAACGAGTTAAGAATGGAAAATATTGGCGAAGAAGTAACTTTGTCGGGATGGATTTCTAAAGTTAGGGATTTGGGGCACTTTGTGTTTATTGATTTGAGGGATAGATACGGGATTACTCAGATTTTGTTGAATGAGGAAGTTTCTGGGAGTGAACTTTTTGAGGAAGCTAGAAAATATAAGAATGAATGGGTTTTGAAGGTTACTGGGGTTGTGGCTGAGAGAAGTAGTAAAAATAAAAATATTCCTACTGGGGATATTGAGATTGAAGCGAAAAAAATTGAAGTTTTAAGCCGAGCAAAGCAACTGCCGTTTGAGATTAGTGAAACTGGGAATCTTAGTGAAAATATGAGATTGACTTATAGATACTTGGATATTAGAAGACCGAAAATGTTGAATAATATTATTAAAAGAAACGATATGCTGTTTTCGATTAGAAAATTTATGAATAAAAATGGATTTTTGGATGTCGACACTCCGATTTTGGCAAAAGCGACACCTGAAGGAGCGAGGGATTTTATCGTGCCAAGTAGAACTAACAAAGGGGATTTCTATGCGTTGCCACAATCGCCACAATTGTTTAAGCAAATACTTATGGTTTCTGGGATTGACAAATATTATCAATTGGCAAAATGTTTTAGAGATGAAGATTTGAGAGCGGATAGACAGCCTGAATTTACTCAATTAGATGTGGAAATGTCGTTTGTTGAGCAGGAAGATGTGATTTCAATGGCTGAAGAATTGACAAAGACAGTATTTAAAGATGTTACAGGAATTGAAATTACTGAAAAATTTCCTCAAATGAGCTACGATGATGCGATGAATTTTTATGGTTCAGATAAGCCAGATTTGAGATTTGATATGAAATTGATTGATTTATCTGAAGAAACTGCTGATTGTGGATTTGGCGTTTTTGAAAATGCGTTAAAAGATGGTGGGAATGTAAAAGCAATTGTTGCACCAAATGCTGAAAAATTCTCGAGAAAATATATTAAAGATTTGGAAGATTATGTGAAAACATACTTTAAAGCAAAAGGTTTGGCATATATCAAAATGAATGAAAATGGAGAGATAAATTCTCCAATTGCGAAATTCTTCTCGGAAGAAAAATTGACACAAATTATTGAAAAATTGGGAATTAAAAATAATGAAGTTGCGTTAATTTTAGCTGATAAATATAAAGTTGTGCATGATGGATTGGGAGCATTGAGATTGAAATTGGGAGAAGAATTGGAATTAATCGACAAAAATGCGTTTAAATTCTTATGGGTAGTTGATTTTCCTATGTTTGAATGGAGTGAAGAAGAAAATAGATATAAAGCACAACACCATCCGTTTACTTCGATTAAGGAAGAAGATAGAAAATATCTTGATACGAATGAACTTGCAAAAATTAAGACAGATTCATATGATATTGTCTTGAATGGTTATGAAATCGGTGGAGGAAGTATCAGAATTCACGATGAAGATTTACAGGCGAAAGTTTTTGAAAAATTAGGATTTAGTCAAGAAGAATTAGAAGACAAATTTGGATTCTTCTTGGAAGTGTTGAAATATGGAGTTCCGCCACATGGAGGACTTGCTTACGGAATCGACAGATGGCTTATGGCAATGTTGAAGGAAGATTCAATAAAAGAAGTAATTCCGTTCCCTAAAACTAATAAAGGGCAAGACTTGATGACTGGAGCACCTGCGGGAATTGAAGAACAAGTTCTTGAAGATGATTTGAGATTGAAATTGCTGGAAGTTGAAAAAGAAGATTAA
- a CDS encoding DUF554 family protein gives MGNLVNCAAIILGSLIGFFIGHKFKEDMKNIMMECAGLFIIIVGVKSTINSKRDIIVLIYLIIGSIIGQIIDIDLKLKKFGIFLEKNKEIKI, from the coding sequence TTGGGAAATTTAGTAAATTGTGCTGCCATTATTCTTGGAAGTTTAATCGGATTTTTTATCGGTCACAAGTTTAAAGAAGATATGAAAAATATTATGATGGAATGTGCTGGACTGTTTATAATAATTGTTGGCGTGAAAAGTACAATAAATTCAAAACGTGATATCATTGTTTTGATTTATTTGATAATTGGTTCGATAATTGGCCAAATTATTGATATTGATTTGAAATTAAAAAAATTTGGGATATTTTTGGAAAAAAATAAGGAAATTAAAATATAA
- a CDS encoding MAE_28990/MAE_18760 family HEPN-like nuclease, which translates to MKSEYRKRKNELRYCFNILEKFENLKIRNDLGEVEETIIDFNYNTDNMNFSYNDFFKIFRSSFILLLYNFIEASVFLFIDSIYQKFEYENITYLQASEVFQKLFIEYKFSDSFKKNSNFNTYKDKVNEIIEGISNRIVLKFEIKNLSNLSGNVGAKNLREMCKLHGIVLNSRSRSQDPENHKFSLDNIKNERNALAHGRKSFIEVGSEYTVSDLKNYYDEIVLLMDDLLNAVKKFIDEKKYKQE; encoded by the coding sequence ATGAAATCAGAATACAGAAAAAGGAAAAATGAGTTAAGATATTGCTTTAATATATTAGAAAAATTTGAGAATTTAAAAATTAGAAATGATTTAGGAGAAGTAGAAGAAACAATTATTGATTTTAATTATAATACTGATAACATGAATTTTTCCTATAATGATTTTTTTAAAATTTTTCGTTCAAGTTTTATTTTATTGTTATATAATTTTATAGAAGCTTCTGTTTTTCTTTTTATTGATTCAATATATCAAAAATTTGAATATGAAAATATAACTTATTTACAAGCAAGTGAAGTCTTTCAAAAACTATTTATTGAATATAAATTTTCAGATTCATTTAAAAAAAATTCAAATTTTAATACTTATAAAGATAAAGTTAATGAAATTATTGAAGGAATCTCTAATAGGATAGTTTTAAAATTTGAAATAAAAAACTTATCTAATTTATCAGGGAATGTAGGTGCTAAAAATTTAAGAGAAATGTGTAAATTACATGGAATAGTTTTAAATTCTAGATCAAGAAGCCAAGATCCAGAAAATCACAAATTTTCATTGGATAATATAAAAAACGAAAGGAATGCTTTAGCACATGGTAGAAAATCTTTTATAGAAGTTGGTTCCGAATATACAGTAAGTGATTTAAAAAATTATTATGATGAAATAGTCTTATTAATGGATGATTTATTAAATGCTGTTAAGAAATTTATTGATGAAAAAAAATATAAACAAGAATAA
- a CDS encoding DUF262 domain-containing protein, with the protein MNKDLEKIHKEIERYREKIKYDTVDYPIESICRRFENKKIIIPNYQREFVWTIDKQSKLIESILMGFPIPFLFFYEDKDKGILEVVDGAQRLQSVYFFLENKLKLEGLKKLKSLNNCYFNDLPEKFKNKFENTALRVILLEEKTNNEFRKEIFNRLNTTSQKLEPIEVLLGTYADEEFIEFLKRCSENEKYKKLCPISLEKQKKKENLELVLRFFAYSDSLDEYDGKVTLFLEDYVKKNLRDFDRERLLKNFENMLVFVEKYFPNGFAKSKSAKSTPRTRFEAISVGVNLALNENKNLNTNTEEWLESKEFKKVTTTDSANNKSKLVERITFVKNKLLGDNIQHEIRIQKKEK; encoded by the coding sequence ATGAATAAAGATTTAGAAAAAATTCATAAAGAAATAGAAAGGTATAGAGAAAAAATAAAATACGATACAGTAGATTATCCCATTGAATCTATTTGTCGAAGGTTTGAAAATAAAAAAATTATTATTCCAAATTATCAAAGAGAGTTTGTATGGACTATTGATAAACAATCAAAGTTAATAGAATCTATATTAATGGGATTTCCAATACCTTTTTTGTTTTTTTATGAAGATAAAGATAAAGGAATTTTAGAAGTTGTAGACGGTGCTCAAAGATTACAAAGTGTTTATTTCTTTTTAGAAAATAAATTAAAACTAGAAGGATTGAAAAAATTAAAAAGTTTAAATAATTGTTATTTTAATGATTTACCTGAAAAATTTAAAAATAAATTTGAAAATACAGCTTTGAGAGTCATTCTTTTAGAAGAAAAAACAAATAATGAATTTAGAAAAGAAATTTTTAACAGACTTAATACAACTAGTCAAAAATTAGAACCAATAGAAGTATTGTTAGGTACTTATGCTGATGAAGAATTTATTGAATTTTTAAAAAGATGTTCAGAAAACGAAAAATATAAAAAGTTATGTCCAATTTCTTTAGAAAAACAAAAAAAGAAAGAAAACTTAGAATTAGTACTTAGATTTTTTGCATATTCAGATAGTTTAGATGAATATGATGGAAAAGTAACTCTTTTTTTGGAAGATTATGTAAAAAAAAATTTAAGGGATTTTGATAGAGAAAGATTATTAAAAAATTTTGAAAATATGTTAGTTTTTGTAGAGAAATATTTTCCTAATGGTTTTGCTAAATCAAAAAGTGCAAAATCTACTCCAAGAACTAGATTTGAAGCAATTTCTGTTGGAGTAAATTTAGCTTTAAATGAAAATAAAAATCTAAACACAAATACAGAAGAATGGTTAGAGTCAAAAGAATTTAAAAAAGTAACAACTACTGACAGTGCAAATAATAAATCTAAATTAGTAGAAAGAATTACATTTGTAAAAAATAAATTATTAGGAGATAATATTCAGCATGAAATCAGAATACAGAAAAAGGAAAAATGA
- a CDS encoding DNA cytosine methyltransferase gives MKKIVAVDLFCGIGGLTYGIKKAGIEVIAGIDIDETCRYAYEVNNHSIFINKSVTEITKNEINSLFGEKNIKLLMGCAPCQPFSNYRKDKKNSNKHKDWDLLNEFLRIIKISNPEIISMENVPALQKENIFVKFYTSLKDMGYYVNYDVHNAENYGVPQRRKRLLLLASKFGEINFLKKDIKKVTVREAIKNLFPIKAGEISKKDFIHRASKLSDLNLQRIRNSIPGKTWELWPENIKPNCYKKKTGLTYKSVFGRMKWDDVAPTLTTQFYNYGTGRYGHPEQDRAISIREGAILQSFPKNYKFVEHEKNFKITEVARHIGNAVPPKLAEYIAQTIINHLYERGILNE, from the coding sequence ATGAAAAAAATTGTAGCAGTAGATTTATTTTGCGGAATTGGTGGCTTAACATACGGTATAAAGAAAGCAGGAATTGAAGTGATAGCCGGTATTGATATTGATGAAACTTGCAGATATGCATATGAGGTAAATAATCACAGTATTTTTATAAATAAATCTGTAACAGAAATAACAAAAAATGAAATAAATTCACTTTTTGGGGAAAAGAATATAAAATTATTAATGGGGTGTGCTCCATGTCAACCATTTTCTAATTATAGAAAAGACAAAAAAAATAGTAATAAACATAAAGATTGGGATTTACTAAATGAATTTTTAAGAATTATTAAAATAAGTAATCCTGAAATTATTTCAATGGAAAATGTACCTGCTCTGCAAAAAGAAAATATATTTGTAAAGTTTTATACCTCATTGAAAGATATGGGATATTATGTAAATTATGATGTACACAATGCTGAAAATTATGGTGTGCCACAAAGACGAAAAAGATTATTATTATTAGCATCAAAATTTGGAGAAATTAATTTTTTGAAAAAAGATATAAAAAAAGTAACAGTAAGGGAAGCTATCAAAAATTTATTTCCTATAAAAGCGGGAGAAATAAGTAAAAAAGATTTTATTCACAGGGCTTCTAAGTTGAGTGATTTGAATCTTCAAAGAATTCGAAATTCTATTCCTGGAAAAACTTGGGAGTTATGGCCTGAAAATATAAAACCAAATTGTTATAAGAAAAAAACAGGATTAACTTATAAATCCGTTTTTGGAAGAATGAAATGGGATGATGTAGCTCCTACTTTAACAACACAATTTTATAATTATGGAACTGGAAGATATGGACATCCTGAACAAGACAGAGCAATTTCAATAAGAGAAGGAGCTATTCTTCAGTCTTTTCCAAAAAACTATAAATTTGTAGAACATGAAAAAAATTTCAAAATAACAGAAGTAGCAAGACATATTGGAAATGCAGTTCCTCCTAAATTGGCTGAGTATATAGCACAAACGATAATAAATCATTTATATGAAAGGGGTATTTTAAATGAATAA
- the hisS gene encoding histidine--tRNA ligase gives MITALKGMKDRYSDDVKKYDAIVDASKKVFGKYGFERIITPILEETELFRRGVGDETDVVSKEMYDFKDKGERDVTMRPEGTAGVVRAYLEAGFHKSSPIVKWFYNGPMYRYEAPQKGRMREFHQTGVEMFGVRSAYLDAEIIKMGCDFLEELGITGLIVEINSLGNVESRKKYIEDLKKFMLERLDKLSKDSQKRYEKNPLRALDSKDKGDQEEFKNAPKLYDYLDEESKKYFEDTKKYLELLGVNYVVNDKLVRGLDYYSDTVFEIKSNKLGSQATVLAGGRYDRLLEILGNAKVPGIGFAAGMERIAMLMDNSIISENEEKIYVIYFDDTKEYFVKTINELRKNGIKVNFDYNAKSFGAQMKKANRENAEYVLILGEEERDENVITVKKFSTGEQKKYGFEEVLEILK, from the coding sequence ATGATAACCGCCTTAAAAGGAATGAAAGATAGATATTCTGACGATGTGAAAAAATACGATGCGATTGTAGATGCTTCAAAAAAAGTTTTTGGAAAATATGGATTTGAGCGAATAATTACGCCAATTTTGGAGGAAACGGAGCTTTTTAGAAGAGGTGTTGGAGATGAAACTGATGTTGTTTCAAAAGAAATGTATGATTTTAAGGATAAGGGAGAAAGAGATGTTACAATGCGTCCAGAAGGGACTGCGGGAGTTGTAAGAGCGTATCTTGAAGCTGGATTTCATAAGTCTTCTCCAATAGTGAAATGGTTTTACAATGGTCCAATGTACAGATACGAAGCACCGCAAAAAGGGAGAATGAGAGAATTTCATCAAACTGGAGTGGAAATGTTTGGTGTGAGAAGTGCTTATTTAGATGCAGAAATTATTAAAATGGGTTGCGATTTTCTTGAAGAACTTGGAATTACTGGATTGATTGTGGAAATTAACAGCTTGGGAAATGTTGAGTCGAGAAAAAAATATATTGAAGATTTGAAAAAATTTATGCTTGAAAGACTTGACAAATTGAGTAAAGATTCGCAAAAAAGATATGAGAAAAATCCTTTGAGAGCTTTGGATTCTAAGGATAAAGGCGATCAGGAAGAGTTTAAAAATGCACCAAAACTTTATGATTATTTGGATGAAGAAAGTAAAAAATATTTTGAAGACACTAAAAAATATTTGGAATTGTTGGGTGTGAATTATGTCGTGAACGATAAATTGGTTAGAGGGCTTGATTATTATTCAGACACGGTTTTTGAAATCAAATCGAATAAATTGGGATCACAGGCGACAGTTCTAGCGGGTGGACGATATGACAGATTGCTTGAAATATTAGGAAATGCGAAAGTTCCTGGAATAGGATTTGCCGCTGGAATGGAAAGAATTGCGATGTTAATGGACAATTCTATAATTTCTGAAAATGAAGAAAAAATTTATGTGATTTATTTCGATGACACAAAAGAATATTTTGTGAAAACAATAAACGAACTTAGAAAAAACGGTATTAAAGTAAACTTTGATTACAATGCCAAAAGCTTTGGAGCACAAATGAAAAAGGCAAACCGTGAAAATGCTGAATATGTGTTGATTTTAGGGGAAGAAGAACGAGATGAAAATGTGATTACGGTTAAGAAGTTTAGTACTGGGGAGCAGAAAAAATATGGCTTCGAGGAAGTTTTGGAGATTTTGAAATAA
- a CDS encoding HEAT repeat domain-containing protein, whose product MEKNSLEELENLMWKKYKKQISFQQLQKEFLKNDDERIEYIKTELEKAYNEKNGDSVDILISAIYMFELYSEKFVDILCKLTKEEWHGKHEDIVFYLQQLELPSTIDCIYELAISNFEKYRWDDNFALVRKCCFALGDINTPKAKEKLELLLQSDEEMIRKHAMEQLTRCDFTNKDVE is encoded by the coding sequence ATGGAGAAAAATAGTCTTGAAGAATTGGAAAATTTGATGTGGAAAAAATATAAAAAACAAATAAGTTTTCAACAATTACAAAAGGAATTTTTAAAAAATGATGATGAAAGAATAGAGTATATAAAAACAGAGTTGGAAAAAGCATATAATGAAAAAAATGGAGACAGCGTAGATATTTTAATTTCAGCAATTTACATGTTCGAATTATACAGTGAAAAATTTGTTGATATTTTATGCAAATTAACAAAAGAAGAATGGCATGGAAAACATGAAGACATAGTGTTTTATCTCCAGCAACTAGAATTACCTTCTACAATAGATTGCATTTATGAACTAGCAATTTCAAATTTTGAAAAATACCGTTGGGATGATAATTTCGCATTAGTGAGAAAATGTTGTTTTGCTTTAGGGGATATAAATACTCCTAAGGCGAAAGAAAAACTGGAATTATTATTACAAAGTGATGAAGAAATGATAAGAAAACATGCAATGGAGCAGTTAACTAGATGTGATTTTACAAATAAAGATGTTGAATGA